The Palaemon carinicauda isolate YSFRI2023 chromosome 43, ASM3689809v2, whole genome shotgun sequence genome window below encodes:
- the LOC137633898 gene encoding ADP/ATP translocase 3-like: NETSLRRLAADIGKGPEQREFKGLADCLVRIAKADGIGGLCRGFGVSVQGIIIYRAAFFGLYDTAKGMIPGNVGILFSWAFAQTVTTISGIISYPFDTVRRRMMMQSGRKGADIMYKNTIDCWRKIAAQEGSSAFFKGAFSNVLRGTGGALVLVMYDKIQLLLFGTKSGGGE; encoded by the coding sequence AACGAAACTTCTCTCCGTAGGTTGGCTGCCGATATCGGCAAGGGCCCCGAACAGAGAGAATTCAAGGGACTTGCCGACTGCCTCGTCAGAATTGCCAAGGCCGACGGCATCGGCGGTCTCTGCCGTGGCTTCGGAGTGTCCGTCCAGGGCATCATCATCTACCGCGCCGCCTTCTTCGGTCTCTACGACACCGCCAAGGGCATGATTCCAGGCAATGTCGGCATCCTCTTCTCCTGGGCTTTCGCCCAGACCGTCACCACCATCTCCGGCATCATCTCCTATCCCTTCGACACCGTGCGTAGGCGCATGATGATGCAGTCCGGCCGCAAGGGCGCCGACATCATGTACAAGAACACCATCGACTGCTGGAGGAAGATCGCAGCCCAGGAGGGCAGCTCCGCCTTCTTCAAGGGAGCCTTCTCCAACGTCCTCAGAGGTACCGGCGGCGCCCTCGTCCTCGTCATGTACGACAAGATCCAGCTCCTCCTCTTCGGCACCAAGTCCGGCGGCGGAGAGTAA